In Candidatus Firestonebacteria bacterium RIFOXYD2_FULL_39_29, the sequence TCTTTGTTCCCAATTGTGATAAAATAATTCCCGGTATGTTAATGGCTTCTGCAAGGCTTAATGTTCCTTCGATTTTTATCAGCGGCGGGCCTATGCTTGCGGGAAGATATAATGATGTTAAGACGGACCTTGTTAAGGGAATGTTTGAAGGCGTGGGGAAGGTAAAAGCCGGGGATATGACTGTTAAAGAATTAAATGCGCTTGAAGATGTGGCTTGTCCCGGATGCGGTTCCTGTGCGGGTATGTTCACCGCCAACTCAATGAATTGTATAACGGAAGCGCTTGGTATGGGACTTCCGGGGAACGGAACTATTCCTGCGGTTTACGCCGAACGTTTACGCCTTGCAAAATATGCGGGAATGGAAATACTTAAAATAGTTAAAAAAAATATCAAACCGAGAGATATTCTGACGTTAAAGGCTTTTGAAAACGCAATAACTGTGGATATGGCGTTTGGCGGCTCGTCCAATACTACTTTACATCTTCTTGCAGTCGCCAATGAGGCGGGAATTAGTCTGGATATTAAGAAATTTGATGAGATAAGTAAATTGACAAGATATATTTGTTCGCTTTCTCCGGGCGGCCCTCATTTCCTTGAAGACTTGTATTTTGCGGGAGGAATTCCCGCGTTGTTAAAGGTACTTGCGGAAAATGACCGCCTGCATCTTGAATGTAAAACAGTTACCGGTAAAAAGATCGGAGATATTGTAAAAGAAGCTTCAGTTAAGAGTCCTGAAGTTATCCGTGATTGGGATAATGCCTACAGGAAAGAAGGCGGGCTTGCTATTTTGTACGGGAATATTGCCATGGGTGGCGCGGTTGTTAAGCAGTCGGCTGTTTCTCCCGAGATGATGAAGCATTCCGGTCCCGCGAAAGTATTTGATTCCGAGCAGGAAACGATAAAGGCGATACTTGGAGGGAAGATTAAAGCAGGGGATATTATTGTTGTCAGATATGAAGGACCTAAGGGCGGTCCGGGAATGCAGGAGATGCTTTCTCTTACTGCGGCTGTAGCAGGAATGAAAATAAAAGATGTAGCGCTTATAACCGACGGAAGGTTTTCCGGAGGGACAAAAGGCGCGTCTATCGGGCACATTTGTCCGGAAGCCGCGGATGGCGGGGCCATAGCTATTTTAAAAGACGGTGATATTATAGAAATTGATATAACCGAAAGAAAATTAAATGTTAAATTATCAGACAAAGATATCTCTGACAGGTTTGCAAAATGGGTAAAACTGAAACCAAAAGTAACAACAGGTTATCTTTCAAGGTATGCCGCCATGGTTACGCCGTCAAACATGGGTGCGATATTTAAAAAGAATATTGAGTAAAAAAATTGGTCTCTGGGTACTAGGTGCTGGGGGCTAGGTTTAAATATAGGAGTCCTGAATAAAAGGATCGGTAGCGGTTTCAAAATCTATAATAATGAGGTTAAAATGAAAAAGAAAGGTGCTGAAATATTAATAGAATGCCTTGAACGGGAAGGCGTGGATATAATCTGGGGGATACCCGGAGGTCAGGCAATTCCTATCTTTGACGCGCTTTATGACAGTAAGAAGATAAAGCTTGTTCTTACCAGGCATGAACAGGGCGCGGCTCATATGGCTGATGGGTATGCAAGATCAACCGGAAGGACGGGAGTTTGTATTGCCACCTCGGGACCGGGCGCGACTAATCTGGTGACCGGATTGGCAACTGCCTATATGGATTCTATTCCGATGATCGCTATCACGGCTCAGGTACCGACAAAAATGATTGGTAATGATGCTTTCCAGGAAGCAGATGTTGTCGGGATTACCAGGCCTGTAACGAAACATAACTATCTGGTAAAAGATATAAATGATCTGGCAAAAATTGTCAGAGAAGCCTTTTATATCGCTACTACCGGAAGGAAAGGGCCTGTCCTTATTGACCTTCCTTCGGATGTCGCCAAAGCAGAAGCGGAGTTTATATGGCCTGAAAAAATAGAAATGAAAAATTACAATCCGACGTACAAAGGAAATATTAATCAGATCAAAAAAGCGGCGGAAGAAATCAACAAGGCCAAAAAACCTGTCATCTATGCGGGTGCCGGAATTCTTGCGGCGGGTGCCAGCAAGGAGCTTAAAGCTTTTGCGGAAAAAACGGGCGCTCCGGTCGGGCTCACTCTTTTGAGCCTGGGTTGTTTTCCCGGGACGCATAATCAATTTATCGGTATGCTTGGTATGCACGGGACCAGGACTTCCAATCTGGCAATGCATGAGTCGGATCTGATAATCGCGATTGGCGCCAGATTTGATGACCGGGTTACCGGGAATCTTGCTTTTTTTGCAAAGAAAGCAAAAATTATTCATATTGATATTGACCCGACATCTATCAGCAAAAGTGTCAGGGCGGATATTCCGATAGTGGGAGATGCAAAAAGTGTTCTTCCTGAACTGACAAAACAAGTAACGGTGGGAAAACATCCGGAATGGTGGGCGAAGATTCATGAATGGAAAAAGAATTTTCCGCTTCTTTACTCGAAAAAAGGTGCGCTTAAGCCCCAGTCTGTTATTGAACATATTTATGACCTTACTAAAGGTAAGGCAATCGTTGTCACTGAAGTCGGCCAGCATCAGATGTGGACTGCCCAGTTCTTTAAGTTTGATATTCCGAGAACTTTTGTAACTTCAGGAGGGCTTGGAACTATGGGCTTTGGGCTTCCTGCCGCGATTGGCGCTCAATTTGGAAATCCAGACAAGCTGGTATTTGATATTTCCGGAGACGGGTCAATACAGATGAATATTCAGGAACTTATAATTGCCGTTGAACATAAACTTCCGATCAAGATAATAATACTTAATAACGGCTGTCTTGGCATGGTTCGCCAGTGGCAGCAGCTCTTCTGGAAAAAGCGTTATTCCGGCGTGGATCTTACAATCCAGCCGGATTTTGTAAAACTTGCAGAAGCATATGGCGCAGCCGGCATGAGAATAACAAAAGAGGAAGAGGTTAAAGAAGCTCTTGAAAAAGCGCTTAAGATTAATGACCGTCCGACTTTGATAGATTTTAAAGTCGCTAAGGAAGAAAATGTGCTTCCGATGGTTCCCGCGGGCGCGGCTATTACAGAAGCGATAGATTATAAGGATGTTGAATTGGCATAGCAAGATAGATGCACGGAAGGTCAGATGCGCAGAGGCGCGGCAAAAGCTCTAAGACAGAGGAACTGAGACTGGAGGACAGAGTCCGGAAAAGGCTCTAACTCGCAACATTTTTAAGTTTGTATCAGTGTCCACCTGTGGTGAGATCTCGCCAAGGGCGGAGAATCCTGTAGCCTTGTAATCAGTGGAATCACTGTAAGAAAAGTAGTGTTAATTTCTGCCGCAAGAATTGATCGGACGGTAATATAATAAAACGAAATAAGGAGAAAAAATGAAACATACAATATCGGTTTTAGTTGAGAATAAACCGGGGGTCTTAGCCCGTGTAGCGGGGCTTTTCTCCGGCAGGGGCTTTAATATAGAGAGCTTGACTGTTGGAGAGACAGAAGATGCCTGTGTTTCCAGAATGACGATAGTAGTGGGCGGCGATGATATGATTTTAGAACAGGTAAGCAAACAGCTAAATAAACTCATAGATACTATTAAAGTAATTGATATGACTGAAAAACAATTTATTAACCGCGAACTTGCCTTGATTAAAGTTGCCGTTAATTCCGGAAATAGAGGGGAAGTAATGCAGGTTGTAAATATTTTTCGCGGAAAGATTGTGGATATTAGTCCAAAGACTTTTACCGTGGAAGTAACCGGCACCGATGATAAGATAAATGCGTTACTCGAACTTCTTTTACCTTTTGGTATTAAAGAGATGGTGCGAACAGGCGCAGTAGCCCTGACCCGTGAATGGCAGAAGGAAGAAGTGAAGAAAGTGAAATAGCGAGTAAAAAGACATTTACGATTGACTAATGACAACTGACAATTTTGTGTAGGCGAAAAGAAGTCCTTCGCCAAATATTTATAATACCACTATAGTGTAAGACGTTATAGACCTTATGGACTTTTGGACGGCTGATTATCTGCGATTAAATTGGCAAGTTAAAAAAACTTATTGATCAGAAAAGTAGTTTTCTGACGGAGGAATGTATGTGGAAATTGAAATTTGAACAAAATCATAAGAAGTTAAAGCTTGGGCTTCTCCTTCTGATTGTTCTGTCAATTATCTTATCTGCAGGAGTTTATGTTGCTTCCCTGGTTATGCTTAAGCAGGTGAGTGCTATGCAGTCCCTTATTCCGGTACTTACTGCCAAACAGAATATTTTAAATGAGCTTTCAAGTTTGCGCGGGCACATTGATTTGTATAAGAAAAGCAAAGAAAATAAATCTTTGGAAAATATGACCGCTTCTATAAGGAAGATCAGAGATAATGCATTACAGGGCGAGCTTTTTGAAAATGAAGAAATGATAAAAAATAAATTTTATCTTATCGGTTTTGTTGTAAATAATTATTTTAAGGAAACAGAAGGCCTGACAAATGAACAAATTTGCAGCAAGAGTGAAGAAGTTTGTTCTAAAATCAATTCGCATGTATCAGGGATTATAAAGTTTGCTGATTTGGAAGTCATAACTGAAAATATAAGAAATAATGCTAATAACGGTCTCGTAATATCATTTCTGGTCTTTCTTTTTATAGGTGGAGGTCTTTTTGTCGGAAGTATAACCTATTCATATATATCGGCCAAGCAAATGGAGAAGTTGGATGAGGTTATGTGCCTTACGATGCTGGACGACTTGACAAAGCTCTACAACAGCAGGTATTTTGAAGAACGTTTGTCGGAATCAATTAACCGTGTTGAAAGATTTACCAAATCCCTGGCTCTGGTTTTTATACGTCTGGAGCTTCCGGCTAATATGGAAAAAGACGCCAAAGATATGGTATTAAAGGAAGTAGCCCTTAGATTGTCTAAAAATACAAGGGTATATGATGTAAATGCCCGATTTGAAGGTGCGACTTTCGCCTCTATTGTTCATGAGGTAGGCGAAAAAGAGACAAAAATTGTTGTAAAAAGAATTAAGAATTCTATAGAGCAAAAGGAAATTGTAGGTAAAGTGGAAGTCCCGCGCAGTTTTATCGGTAAATTTCTGAATTTTGGTTCGCGTCAAACTAAAAATTATGCCACCTATGTAAGAGCTGTAATAGCTGCTGAGATTTATAAAACAGGTAAGATTGGTATTACCGAGCTGATTCAAAAGGGAGCGGTGCTTTTAGATGAAGCTGAGACTGCGAAAAATCAAATAAAATTTGCGATCGTAAGGGGAAAGAAAAATAATGGCAATAAAAACGGATGACGATGATTTACCGATAGCCGATATTAATGTAACACCACTCGTGGATGTATGTCTGGTATTGGTCATTATATTTATGGTTACTGCGAATTTTGTAATGCAGGGAGGGATTAACTTAACCCAATCTGCGGCGGGTGCTGCGACGGGAAAACAATCCACGGAAGAGAATGTAAAGATTATTCTGACAAAAGATAATAAAATATTGGTAAATGGACGGGTAATTTCCAGGGATAATCTCGGGCTGGAACTAAGGGTTCGTATTGCAAAAAGCAGAGATAAACTTGTGACAATTGTTGCAGACAAAATGAACAGGGTCGAAAGTGTCGTGGATGTCATGGATTTGGCAAAACAATCAGGAGCGGGAAAGCTATCAGTTCTGAAAAAACTTCAGGAGTAATTATATGGGAATGCAAAGCGGCAGCGAAGAAGAAATAAACGGTATTAATGTAACTCCTCTTGTTGATGTGTGTCTGGTTCTGGTTATCATATTTATGGTTACCGCGCCTATGATGGTACATCCGAATATGGAGCTGAGCTTGCCAAAGGCCTCTACAAAAGAAGCAGAGGAAAAGGAAAATATTACGATTTCAATAAGCAGCAAAGGCGAATGGGCAATCAATCAGGACATCGTGGGAAAGGAAGGGGTTGCCGAACAGCTTCTGGTAACGATAAAAAAGAACAATGATAAATATATTGTAATAAGGGCGGATAAAGATGCTCCCTGGGGCGCCGCCGAAGAAGCTATGTCTATGGCGAAGAAAGTTGGTGCCAGATACGCTTTGGCAACGGAGCAAAAAAGGTAAATGGTTCTAGAAAACAGAGCAAAATATTCTTTTTTGATAAGTCTGGGATTCCATCTTCTGGTGCTTTGGTTCTTTGGATATATTTCCGTCAAGGATAAACATGAAGTAAAGTTTATTACAGATATTGATATTATTGAGCCTTTTATTCCGTCTGCTCCGCCGGGTCCCAAGGAAGAAAAACCGAAGAATATCTGGGAGTTTATGAAAATGGCACTGCCTACAATCAAAAAGCCTGATATGCCCGGTCCAAAAGATGAAAAACCGCTGGATGTTGTAAAAAAAGACATTGAGAAGGCAATAGAAGTTGAAAGGAAGCTTGTTGATAAAACTGCTCCGCTGCTGAAGCGTACGGATGCTTTGAAGTTTAAAGAAATAGCCAAAGAGAAAGACCAAAAACTTGCGGATATTATGAAAACCATGGACAGCAAAAAGCTAAATGAGTTGATGGAACAGGAGAGAAAACTAACCGACAGGGAAGAGCCTGTTGCCAGAAAGACAGATGCTTTGAAATTTGATGAAGTCGGGCTTAAGCGCGCGGATAAAATAAAAGATATCCTGACAACAGCTGATGCCGGGAGAAAAATTGATGATGGAAAGATCAGGGATCTTACACCGTCTGATCTTTTGACTGAAAAAAAGGCGCCACTTGATAAGAACAGTAAAGCGGATGATTTGGGTATAAAACTGAAAACCAGGGTTAAAGATGACGGAAAAATTAAAGAAATAGTAGGTACTGCCGAAGAGAGAAAAAAAGTAAGAGAACTTCTGGCGATGGAGGAAAAGCTTGTCGAAAACACGACAAGAATTGCTTCGAAAGGCGGAGGGGGCGGCGGAGGAAAACCTGCAATAGGATACGGCGGTGGCGGTGGTATTAATTTAAAGAATGAGGACCTGAAAAAGGTTGAAACTAAAGTAAATATAGCTCCGGTTAAAAAAGCTGAAACAGCGGCTGCTCTGGAAAAAACTGCGGTAAGTAAATCATCGGTAGAACTTATCGGACCTTTGCAGGGCAGGGGTATTATTGTTTCCTATATGCCGAAGTACCCTGAGTGGATGAAGGAAAAAGGAGTAGAAGCTGATGTAGCAGTAAGGTTTTTCGTATCTCCAAGTGGTGCCGTGAAAGATGAAATGTCTATAGAGCGTACTTCCGGTTATCCTGAATTAGACAAAATTGTAATGGCCGTACTGAAGACCTGGCAATTTGAAGCTCTTTCTAGGTCAGCAAAACAAGATGATCAATGGGGTGTTGTTACTTTTAGATTTAAACTGGCGAAATAGCAAAAAAAGCAAGGAAAGCAAAAACAGCCAATACAGTGAAAAAAGTGAGTAAAGTTAAGCGTTAGCGAAATCCGCCAACGCTTTGTGGCGGATGAAAGAAGAGATTTGGCAAGAACAGAAGAGGGAAAAAAGGTTCTAGTTTTAGATTTAGGAGATATTGATATAATAATACCACGTTAATGTAGAACGTTAGCAACGTGAGTAACGTAGAATGTTTTAACGGCAGTGTTTTTAACAGAGGAGAACCGATGAAAAGTATTGTGCTAATCATTGTATTTAGTGTTTTAATCTTTGCTCAAGAAGCTGCAAAACCGGAAGTAACTTCTGAAGTAAAAAAGCCGGAAAGCTCTGTGCCTGCTAAAAAAACTTCGGGGCGAATCGATGATGTCACCGTTACAGGCGAAGATAAACTTAAGGTTAAGAGTGAAAAGCCGCTTTTGGAAATTAAGATGAATATTAACGAGGCAGTGCTTCCGACTATAGATACCGAAAAGAAGTTTCTTGAAAAATCACCGGCACTCTCTGATTTAAAGGATGCCGTGCCGAAAATGCTTTCAAGTCAACAGGTTGCTTTTCCCTTTCTTTCTGTTTTTGTAAAAGAACCGATAGCAAGTTTTTCTCTGAAAGCTATGGGTTTTAAGACAGCCACCTGGGAGCTTATTGTTACAGATTCCAAAGGAAAAACTTTTAAAAAATTTGAAGGAAAAGGAAAACCTCCGGAAATCATTGAATGGAGCGGAAGAAACGCGGCTAACAAAATAATTAAAGTGGGAAATCCGTATTCATATCTGATTAATCTTGTGGATCAGTCAGGTAACCCGAGAACCGTCATTGGCTCGCCTTTTGTTATTCACCAGCTGGTTCATCAGGAGAACGACGGCTTATATGTTTCTGTTACCAGAAAAAAAATATTTGATATTGAAAGGGAAAAAACAAAAATACTCGAAGAAGGTATTCCAATTCTCAAGGAAATGTCTGATTATCTTAAAGAAAATTTTACTCTTGCTTTAAATATTGAGGTGCACGGCGAGGATGTTTCCATGTCAGGTGAACAGGCCAAGATATTGGCGCAGTATTTTTCTGAAATATTGATTCTTCCTGAAAAAAATATTAAATGCAGCGGTTTTGAAGATACCATAGAGAATCACAGAATAGACATTATGATTAAAAATAGATAAGAGAAGAAGAAATACCTGTGGGCTGTAATTGTTTGCCATATATCTTTAGGTTGCGTTTTTTATTGTCAATCAAAGAGGCGGATGCAGACAGACCAATACCGCTTTCTTTTCTCGGGTATAGGACGAAGGATTCTCTGCCTGCTCTGGGGACTGACCGGTTAAAAAAAGCTATTTAATGTTTGAAAATACAAGGATAAAAAGTATATAATAAGAGTGATGTATACTCGGCTAAAAACCGAAATTATGGGGGTGTGATATGAAAAGAACAGTAGTTTCGATTCTGGTGCTTGCCTTCTTGTTTTCACCGGGGATTTTCGCTGCATCAAGATTTCAGTATGATGCCCAAAAGAAAGCTGATATGTTTTCCGCAGAAAGACCTCTATTGCTTCTTGCTTTTGATATTACAAAAGAAAGACAGGAAGAGTATGAAACCACAATATTTGTTCCGGATCTGAGTTTTAAGGCGAAGGTAAAGAAGTTTTTTACTAGAAAAGAACAGGGCTCAAATAAAATAGAAACCAATACAAGGATTATTACAGTAATTAACAGGCTAAAGCTTTACACGGAAAGTAAAAGAAAAATGTATGAAGTTCAGGAGGTTACTCCTTCGGAAATCAGTATAATCAGTAAGCGTATCTTTGATGGTGCGGATTTTTATGATATCAAAAAAAACACCAGTGCTATCATGGGCAAGATTAATGCTGATTTCATTGCTTTGAGCGTACTTCCTGATTGGTATTTTATGCATAAAAAGTATATGAAGGAGTCTGTTGAGACAGAAGAGAAAGTTAATGACAAGACTTACAGGTTTGTAAACGGAAAGACATTGAGATATTATGTTGATAAGGATACGCAGCAGTTAGCGATTGTTGAATTTGACTCTGCCGATAAGAATAACAAAGAAAAAACAGTGATCAATAAGGTAGTATTTGGTCCTCAGACTTTCAAGCAAGGTAAACATGATATAGTTAATAAAGTATCTATCTATAAAGATAATAAACTGGTGAAACAATATAATGTTTCCGTGTTGAAGACCATTGATGCAATCAGAGATTCTTATTTTGACCCGGAAATACAGTCAAAAGAAGTAAATAGGCCGCCGGCGAAGAGAAAAGTAAAGGCTGCTGAATCAGAAGGAAAAGCTGAGCCTAAAGCGGAAAAGGAAACAAAAGAAGAATAAGACAGGATTTATTAAAAGAATAAGGGCGGCAAGAATTGCCGCCCTTATTTTCATCTGTGTCATCCTGTTTTTGCAGAAACTAAGAGTCAAATTCGTATTTTTGTCATTCTCGACATGCCTGTCAGTTTCAGGAGGATATATAAAACAGGAGTTTTCCTTGGTATTTTCGTATTGACTTAAATGATTTATTCAGGTAAAATGTTTTTTTACAAGGCAAAATAATGATTATCAATATAAAGACGCTTCAAGAAGGTGTTTCGTGTTTTAATATTGCAGAGACTGCTGAAAAACTTGGCATAGATGATATAAAAGATGCAAGATTTCTAGGTTTAGTAGAATGTACCATTGAAGTTGATAATAAGATAGAGAGTTTCACTGTCAGAGGCAGAGCAAAAACTAGCTTGGAGACTGTCTGTGCCAGATGTGGTATAGTGGTTAAAAGAAGTATTAATGCCGATTTTGACCATAAGTATGTTAAAGGAAATTTTGAGGAAGACGGACAGATAGATAAAGAAGCCCTTGATGAGGAACTTCTCCAGGGTGATGAATTGAATCTTTTGGAAGATGTGAGGCAGGCGGTGTTAATTTCTGTTTCTGAAATAGCCGTTTGCAATGAAAAATGCAAGGGTATTTGCCCCGGTTGCGGAAAAAATCTGAATAAGGCTGAATGTTCTTGCGAAGCGGAAGATTTAAAACCCTTCGCAAATTTAAAAAAACTTTTAAAAGAAAAAAAGAATAAATAATAGGTGATAGGTTCAGGGTTCTGGGTATCGGGTTCACATTTTGGAGTTGTTTAATTTAATAATACTACAATAATTTGAGACGTTATGGACCTTACAGAACTTATGGACTTTATAGACAGATTTTTATTTGAGGAGGAAGTTAATGGCAAACCCAAAAAGAAGGTTTTCTGCTTCAAGAAGGGATCACAGAAGATCTCAGTGGAAATTAAAGACCCCCGGTCTATCCGTATGTCCGCAGTGTAAGCAAAGCAAGCTTCCTCACAGAGTTTGTGAAAATTGCGGTTATTACGGAAAAAAAGAAGTATTGGACGTTTAGCCGCAGGCCTCATTTATTTGAGCCTGAACGGACAAACCCATGAAAATAGCCCTTGACGCAATGGGCGGTGACAACGCACCGGCAATAGAAGTAGAAGGTGCCGTTTTAGCCGCAAAAGAATTCGGTATTGAGGTTATCCTTGTAGGAGACAAACCAGGAATAGAAGCTGAGTTGGAAAAATACAAAACTAAAGGCTTGGCTATTTCTGTTGTGCATGCTTCCGAAGTTATCGGTATGCATGAATCTCCCACAGACGCTTACAAACAAAAAAAAGACTCCTCTCTTGTAGTCGGTGTAAAACTCGTAAAAGATAAAAAAGCGGATGCTCTCATTTCTGCCGGTAATACAGGCGCGGTTATGGCAACGGCACTTTTTGAACTTGGCCGGCTTAAGGGTGTGGCACGTCCCGCACTTGGCGCATTCTTTCCTTCGAAGCATGGCCGGGCTCTTCTTCTGGACGCCGGCGCGAACGCCGACTGCAAACCGAAACATCTTCAGCAATTCGCAATAATGGGTGCTGTATATTATAATGATGTTATAACTGCGGGATCACCCAGGGTCGGACTTATCAGTATAGGAGAAGAAGAGACCAAAGGGAATGATCTCACCATTGAAGCGGCAAAACTTATTAAAGCGACAAACGTTAAATTTATTGGAAATATAGAAGGCCGGGATATCCTTTCCGATAAAGCGGATGTTATCATCTGCGATGGTTTCGTGGGAAATGTAGTTTTAAAATTTGCCGAAAGTTTGGCAAAAAATTTCTTTGCGATATTAAAAGCGGAACTTTCTGGGAAGAGTATATTCATCTCCATAGGAGCCTGGATATTAAAACCGGTGTTTAAAGGTATAATAAAAAAGACCGATTATGCGGAATACGGTTGTGCCCCGCTTCTCGGTATTAACGGTTACATTTTCGTAAGTCACGGAAGTTCCAACGTAAAAGCAATGAAAAATGCTTTTAAAACCGCGGTGGAATCTGTACAGAGCAATGTCCAAGATCATATTGCCGAAGAGATAAAAAAATTCAGTAATGGTGAAACGGAGTAAAATATGTCGAAGATATCTGCAAAAATAACCGGGATCGGTTTTTACGCTCCCGAAAAGATCTTAACCAATAAAGACCTCGAGAAGATGGTGGAAACTACCGATGAATGGATAAAAACCCGGACCGGGATGTCGGAACGTCACATTGCTGATGAAAAAACCGCCACTTCGGACCTTGCTACGCAGGCAGCTTTAAGAGCCATTGAAATGGCAAAGATTAAGCCTGAAGAAATAGATATAATTATGGTAGGTACTGTTTCACCTGATATGGCTTTTCCTTCCTCCGCCTGTTTTGTCCAAAACAATATTAAAGCAACTAAAGCTGCCGCTTTTGACCTCTCTGCCGCTTGCTCCGGCTTTATTTACGGCCTTACTCTTGCAAAGGGAATGATAGTGTCCGGTGAAGCGAAAACCATTCTTGTTATCGGGGCTGATTGTCTTTCAAAACTTACGGATTGGACGGACAGAAACACCTGTGTTCTCTTTGGAGATGGCGCAGGTGCGGTAGTACTACAGTCGACGGAAGAAGACACAGGACTACTCTCTTCTTATATTTTTTCTGATGGCACTAAAACGCATCTATTGGAAGTTCCCGCAGGCGGTTCAAGAACCCCGTTCTCGGAAGAAGTACTGAAAAACCGGAGTAATTTTATAAAAATGGAAGGCAATGAAGTGTTTAAGAACGCGGTAAAGGGCATGGAGAGAGCTATCGACACGGCCCTTCTTAAAGTAGGTCTGAAGTATGAAGATGTCTCCCTTGTTATTCCCCACCAGGCAAATATCAGGATAATAGAATCCATAGCAAAAAGAATGAAACTTCCGCCGGAGAAAGTATTTATTAATCTGGAAAAGTACGGTAACACTTCGTCAGCTTCAATACCGATAGCAATGACCGAAGCATATGCGGCAGGAAGATTAAAAAAAGGTGATATCCTTGTCATAACGGCGTTTGGCGCCGGCTTGACCATGGGTGCCGCCGTAATAAAATGGTCAATATAACCCAAAATCCGAAGTAGAAAGCATACCATTTTTGACTTGCACAATATTAAGATTTAGGAGGATTTCGGGTTAGATTCCACAGATTGCAAAGCTACGGGATTCCACTGATTATTAAACAGTAGACAGGCTTTTCAAGTTATTAATATGAATATTTCTACTTCGTTTTCAGGGTATAATAACGCATTAATCTCATCGGAAGGAGTCTACTATGAAAACAGCATTTCTTTTTCCAGGTCAGGGTTCACAAAGTATAGGAATGGGTACCGAGTTTT encodes:
- a CDS encoding dihydroxy-acid dehydratase, which codes for MRSDAMKKGLEKAPHRSLFKACGYTNEEINRPMIGIVNSANEIIPGHVHLNKIVESVKKGVLMAGGTPMEFGVIGICDGIAMNHDGMKYSLPSREVIADSIECECMGHPFDGIVFVPNCDKIIPGMLMASARLNVPSIFISGGPMLAGRYNDVKTDLVKGMFEGVGKVKAGDMTVKELNALEDVACPGCGSCAGMFTANSMNCITEALGMGLPGNGTIPAVYAERLRLAKYAGMEILKIVKKNIKPRDILTLKAFENAITVDMAFGGSSNTTLHLLAVANEAGISLDIKKFDEISKLTRYICSLSPGGPHFLEDLYFAGGIPALLKVLAENDRLHLECKTVTGKKIGDIVKEASVKSPEVIRDWDNAYRKEGGLAILYGNIAMGGAVVKQSAVSPEMMKHSGPAKVFDSEQETIKAILGGKIKAGDIIVVRYEGPKGGPGMQEMLSLTAAVAGMKIKDVALITDGRFSGGTKGASIGHICPEAADGGAIAILKDGDIIEIDITERKLNVKLSDKDISDRFAKWVKLKPKVTTGYLSRYAAMVTPSNMGAIFKKNIE
- a CDS encoding phosphate acyltransferase codes for the protein MKIALDAMGGDNAPAIEVEGAVLAAKEFGIEVILVGDKPGIEAELEKYKTKGLAISVVHASEVIGMHESPTDAYKQKKDSSLVVGVKLVKDKKADALISAGNTGAVMATALFELGRLKGVARPALGAFFPSKHGRALLLDAGANADCKPKHLQQFAIMGAVYYNDVITAGSPRVGLISIGEEETKGNDLTIEAAKLIKATNVKFIGNIEGRDILSDKADVIICDGFVGNVVLKFAESLAKNFFAILKAELSGKSIFISIGAWILKPVFKGIIKKTDYAEYGCAPLLGINGYIFVSHGSSNVKAMKNAFKTAVESVQSNVQDHIAEEIKKFSNGETE
- a CDS encoding 50S ribosomal protein L32, with translation MANPKRRFSASRRDHRRSQWKLKTPGLSVCPQCKQSKLPHRVCENCGYYGKKEVLDV
- a CDS encoding acetolactate synthase, large subunit, biosynthetic type, whose amino-acid sequence is MKKKGAEILIECLEREGVDIIWGIPGGQAIPIFDALYDSKKIKLVLTRHEQGAAHMADGYARSTGRTGVCIATSGPGATNLVTGLATAYMDSIPMIAITAQVPTKMIGNDAFQEADVVGITRPVTKHNYLVKDINDLAKIVREAFYIATTGRKGPVLIDLPSDVAKAEAEFIWPEKIEMKNYNPTYKGNINQIKKAAEEINKAKKPVIYAGAGILAAGASKELKAFAEKTGAPVGLTLLSLGCFPGTHNQFIGMLGMHGTRTSNLAMHESDLIIAIGARFDDRVTGNLAFFAKKAKIIHIDIDPTSISKSVRADIPIVGDAKSVLPELTKQVTVGKHPEWWAKIHEWKKNFPLLYSKKGALKPQSVIEHIYDLTKGKAIVVTEVGQHQMWTAQFFKFDIPRTFVTSGGLGTMGFGLPAAIGAQFGNPDKLVFDISGDGSIQMNIQELIIAVEHKLPIKIIILNNGCLGMVRQWQQLFWKKRYSGVDLTIQPDFVKLAEAYGAAGMRITKEEEVKEALEKALKINDRPTLIDFKVAKEENVLPMVPAGAAITEAIDYKDVELA
- a CDS encoding 3-oxoacyl-ACP synthase, with the protein product MSKISAKITGIGFYAPEKILTNKDLEKMVETTDEWIKTRTGMSERHIADEKTATSDLATQAALRAIEMAKIKPEEIDIIMVGTVSPDMAFPSSACFVQNNIKATKAAAFDLSAACSGFIYGLTLAKGMIVSGEAKTILVIGADCLSKLTDWTDRNTCVLFGDGAGAVVLQSTEEDTGLLSSYIFSDGTKTHLLEVPAGGSRTPFSEEVLKNRSNFIKMEGNEVFKNAVKGMERAIDTALLKVGLKYEDVSLVIPHQANIRIIESIAKRMKLPPEKVFINLEKYGNTSSASIPIAMTEAYAAGRLKKGDILVITAFGAGLTMGAAVIKWSI
- a CDS encoding acetolactate synthase small subunit, with protein sequence MKHTISVLVENKPGVLARVAGLFSGRGFNIESLTVGETEDACVSRMTIVVGGDDMILEQVSKQLNKLIDTIKVIDMTEKQFINRELALIKVAVNSGNRGEVMQVVNIFRGKIVDISPKTFTVEVTGTDDKINALLELLLPFGIKEMVRTGAVALTREWQKEEVKKVK